A genomic segment from Kyrpidia tusciae DSM 2912 encodes:
- a CDS encoding PolC-type DNA polymerase III produces MTRAVSSYSADAPRPWVARILQLRPELTSYMGQIDVVRIAVSPESLSGRVYVSLSHPLPPDMWANLEDTLTNLAASCGGWRVEVWAEVADRKGAEEAVEAYFPVCARDTGCAEGLFGQIRGLYAGEGLLRLVAPHEMVSAAARHRGLGQAVQAWYRRVLGISINVQWDVEAGESFQELREQCLEEERAMVAELVSAPEKEGPSPASGKEDPVLLGKFVSDDPVPLRSITEEVRSVVAEGTVFFIETRELSSGRILYHFYLTDRTDSISVKAFAKPDQRQAGLDGLSKGDWVRVRGSVSYDTFAKELVLMAQDVMRVPPRVRKDQSGAKRVELHVHTPMSALDGVSSPGDLVRRAAEWGHSALAVTDHGVAQAFPDFFREAQKAGIKPILGIEAYLVDDGSSVVFGADHRPLEDAEFVVFDTETTGLNAREHTLIEIAAVKVRGGELVDHYTSLIDPGVPISPKIQELTGITSDMVKGQPGLSEVLEAFRKFAAGAVLVAHNAEFDMGFLQSAARKLGQPPWDHPVLDTLALARVLYPRERNHRLKTLTQKFNVELVNHHRAAADAEATAKVFLHLLREAEARGAHHLDECNALGEGIDVSHARPYHATILVKNPTGLKNLYRLVSLAHTRYLHRQPRIPRTEWLNYREGLMMGTGCLRGELFQALLRGRSDEELLDIIQRYDFVEIQPLDQYRPLLRNEEIRDLEAVAEYHRRILELADRAGRPVVATGDVHYLDPEDRIYRDILQAGSNMEVDDPDAGYHFRTTEEMLAAFGHLGPRAVEVVVENANRIAEEIEVVKPIPDELYTPVIDGAEEQIRSLAYEKARRLYGDPLPELVKARLEKELNSIINHGYAVIYLIAHKLVTQSLKDGYLVGSRGSVGSSLVATMTDITEVNPLPPHYLCPACHYSEFVTAGSVGSGFDLPDRECPRCGEKLGKDGHDIPFETFMGFKGDKVPDIDLNFSGEYQSRAHKYTEHLFGSDHVFRAGTISTVAEKTAYGYVRKFAEERGLQLRNAELTRLVQGCTGIKRTTGQHPGGLMVVPSNKEIFDFCPIQFPADDKTAGTRTTHFDYHSIHDNLLKLDLLGHDDPTVIRMLQDLTGVAPKEIPVDDPDTMSIFSGTEVLGVTPEQIRSTVGTYGIPEFGTKFVRQMLEDTKPKTFAELVRISGLSHGTDVWLNNAQDLIRSGTARLSEVISTRDDIMVYLIQKGMEPVQAFRIMESVRKGKGLTPEDEATMKEHGVPDWYIASCKKIKYMFPKAHATAYVLMAVRIAYFKVHNPLAFYATYFTVRADDFDLQLVLQGPDVVLRRIEAVEAKGSQATAKEKSLLTVLEVALEMMQRGFRFGPLDLYRSDATRFVPDGEGTLIPPFSAVAGIGESAARNVAAAREEGEFLSVQDLQERARLSRPVVELLEQMGCLKGLPQTNQLSLF; encoded by the coding sequence ATGACGCGTGCGGTATCCTCCTACAGTGCGGATGCGCCGAGGCCCTGGGTGGCACGGATTTTACAATTACGCCCGGAGCTGACGTCCTATATGGGCCAAATCGATGTGGTGCGGATCGCCGTGTCGCCGGAAAGCCTTTCCGGGCGTGTGTACGTCTCCTTGAGCCATCCCCTGCCGCCCGATATGTGGGCAAACCTGGAGGACACGCTGACAAATCTGGCCGCCTCCTGCGGCGGGTGGCGCGTCGAAGTGTGGGCCGAGGTTGCGGACCGGAAGGGCGCCGAAGAGGCGGTGGAAGCTTATTTTCCTGTTTGTGCTCGGGATACGGGGTGTGCCGAAGGGTTATTTGGCCAGATCCGCGGCCTTTATGCGGGCGAGGGGCTGTTGCGCCTTGTGGCGCCCCACGAGATGGTATCGGCCGCCGCACGGCACCGCGGGTTGGGGCAGGCGGTCCAAGCGTGGTACCGCAGGGTGCTGGGCATTTCCATCAACGTGCAGTGGGATGTGGAGGCCGGAGAGTCGTTTCAGGAACTTCGGGAACAATGCCTGGAAGAGGAACGGGCAATGGTGGCCGAGTTGGTGTCGGCCCCGGAAAAGGAAGGGCCCTCTCCCGCTTCCGGAAAAGAAGACCCTGTCCTTCTCGGGAAGTTCGTTTCTGACGACCCGGTGCCCCTTCGCAGCATTACCGAAGAGGTCCGCAGCGTTGTCGCCGAGGGGACGGTCTTTTTCATTGAAACCCGGGAACTTTCCAGCGGGCGGATTTTGTATCATTTTTATCTGACCGACCGCACCGATTCGATCTCGGTGAAAGCTTTCGCCAAACCCGATCAGCGGCAGGCCGGGCTCGACGGGTTGTCAAAAGGGGACTGGGTTCGGGTGCGGGGCTCGGTATCGTACGATACCTTCGCCAAAGAACTCGTCCTGATGGCCCAGGATGTGATGCGCGTTCCTCCCCGCGTTCGCAAGGACCAGAGCGGGGCGAAACGGGTGGAGTTGCACGTGCACACACCCATGAGCGCCCTGGACGGCGTGAGTTCCCCCGGGGATCTGGTACGCCGGGCGGCGGAGTGGGGGCACTCGGCCTTGGCGGTGACCGATCACGGGGTTGCCCAGGCGTTTCCGGACTTCTTTCGGGAAGCCCAGAAGGCGGGGATCAAACCCATCCTGGGGATCGAGGCCTATCTGGTGGATGACGGGTCTTCGGTGGTGTTTGGGGCGGACCACCGACCATTGGAGGATGCGGAGTTCGTCGTGTTCGATACGGAGACCACCGGACTGAACGCCCGGGAACATACCCTGATTGAAATCGCGGCGGTCAAAGTGCGGGGGGGCGAGTTGGTCGATCATTATACCTCGCTCATCGACCCGGGAGTGCCGATTTCGCCGAAGATTCAAGAGTTAACCGGGATCACGAGCGACATGGTGAAAGGTCAGCCCGGGCTGTCAGAAGTTCTTGAAGCGTTCCGGAAGTTTGCGGCCGGGGCGGTCCTTGTGGCCCACAACGCCGAGTTCGACATGGGGTTTTTGCAATCCGCCGCCCGCAAGCTCGGACAACCCCCCTGGGACCATCCGGTGCTGGACACTCTGGCACTGGCCCGGGTGCTGTATCCCCGGGAGCGGAATCACCGCCTGAAGACCTTGACCCAGAAATTCAATGTGGAGTTGGTCAACCACCACCGGGCAGCGGCGGACGCCGAGGCCACGGCGAAAGTGTTCCTGCATCTGTTGCGGGAAGCTGAGGCCCGAGGCGCTCACCATCTGGACGAATGTAACGCTCTGGGGGAAGGCATCGACGTCTCCCACGCCCGGCCGTATCATGCCACGATTCTCGTGAAAAACCCCACTGGCTTGAAAAATTTGTACCGTCTAGTTTCCTTGGCTCATACCCGGTACTTGCATCGCCAGCCTCGGATTCCTCGAACCGAGTGGCTGAATTACCGGGAAGGGCTGATGATGGGGACGGGGTGTTTACGGGGAGAATTGTTTCAGGCGTTGTTGCGGGGGCGGTCGGATGAGGAGCTGCTCGATATCATTCAGCGGTATGATTTTGTCGAAATTCAGCCCCTGGACCAGTACCGCCCCCTGTTGCGGAATGAAGAAATTCGGGATCTGGAAGCCGTCGCCGAATACCACCGCCGGATCTTGGAATTGGCCGATCGGGCCGGCCGGCCGGTGGTGGCCACGGGAGATGTGCACTATTTGGACCCGGAGGATCGAATTTATCGAGATATCCTTCAGGCGGGGTCGAACATGGAAGTGGATGACCCCGATGCGGGGTATCATTTTCGCACCACCGAAGAGATGTTGGCGGCCTTTGGCCATCTGGGGCCGCGGGCCGTTGAAGTGGTGGTGGAGAACGCAAATCGAATTGCCGAAGAGATCGAGGTGGTCAAGCCGATCCCAGACGAGTTGTACACCCCGGTTATCGATGGGGCAGAGGAACAAATCCGGTCTCTGGCCTACGAGAAAGCCCGGCGGCTTTACGGCGATCCCCTGCCGGAGTTGGTGAAGGCCCGACTGGAGAAAGAACTGAACAGCATCATCAACCACGGTTACGCGGTGATTTACTTGATCGCCCATAAACTGGTAACACAGTCTTTGAAGGACGGGTATCTGGTGGGATCCCGGGGTTCAGTGGGATCCTCCTTGGTCGCCACCATGACGGATATTACTGAAGTCAATCCCCTGCCGCCTCATTATCTCTGTCCGGCTTGTCATTACAGCGAGTTCGTGACCGCCGGGTCGGTGGGCTCGGGGTTTGATCTCCCGGACCGGGAATGCCCGCGGTGCGGGGAAAAGTTGGGCAAAGATGGCCACGATATTCCCTTTGAAACGTTTATGGGGTTCAAAGGGGATAAGGTCCCGGACATCGATCTAAACTTCTCGGGAGAGTATCAGAGCCGGGCGCACAAGTATACCGAGCATCTGTTTGGTTCCGATCATGTGTTCCGGGCGGGGACGATCTCCACCGTGGCCGAGAAAACGGCTTATGGGTACGTGCGCAAATTCGCCGAGGAACGGGGATTGCAATTGCGAAATGCCGAACTGACGCGGTTGGTTCAGGGGTGTACGGGCATTAAGCGAACCACGGGCCAGCACCCCGGGGGTCTGATGGTGGTGCCGAGCAACAAAGAGATCTTTGATTTTTGTCCGATTCAATTTCCGGCGGATGACAAGACCGCCGGCACCCGGACGACCCATTTCGATTATCATTCCATCCACGATAACCTGTTGAAATTGGATTTGCTCGGCCATGACGATCCCACAGTGATCCGGATGCTTCAAGACCTCACCGGCGTTGCGCCGAAGGAAATTCCGGTGGACGATCCGGATACCATGTCGATTTTCAGTGGCACGGAAGTGCTGGGGGTCACGCCGGAACAGATCCGCAGCACCGTGGGGACTTATGGGATCCCCGAGTTCGGGACAAAATTCGTCCGCCAAATGTTGGAGGACACGAAGCCAAAGACGTTTGCCGAGTTGGTGCGCATCTCGGGATTGTCCCACGGGACGGACGTGTGGCTGAACAACGCCCAAGATCTGATCCGGTCCGGGACGGCTCGGTTGTCGGAAGTGATCTCCACCCGGGATGACATTATGGTTTATCTAATCCAGAAGGGAATGGAACCGGTTCAAGCCTTTCGGATCATGGAGTCGGTCCGCAAAGGAAAGGGGCTCACGCCGGAAGATGAGGCGACGATGAAAGAGCACGGGGTCCCGGATTGGTACATCGCATCTTGTAAAAAGATCAAATATATGTTTCCAAAAGCCCACGCCACCGCCTATGTACTGATGGCCGTGCGGATCGCGTATTTTAAAGTTCACAATCCCCTGGCCTTTTATGCCACATATTTTACCGTCCGGGCGGATGATTTCGATTTACAACTGGTGCTACAGGGGCCCGATGTGGTGCTCCGGCGGATCGAGGCGGTGGAAGCAAAGGGCAGCCAAGCCACGGCCAAGGAGAAGAGTTTGCTCACGGTCCTTGAGGTGGCCCTGGAGATGATGCAACGGGGATTTCGGTTCGGTCCGCTGGATCTGTACCGATCGGATGCCACTCGGTTTGTTCCGGATGGGGAAGGTACACTGATCCCTCCTTTTTCGGCCGTGGCCGGAATCGGGGAGTCGGCGGCCCGGAATGTGGCGGCGGCCCGGGAGGAAGGGGAGTTTCTTTCTGTGCAGGATTTGCAAGAACGGGCTCGTCTGTCCAGACCGGTGGTGGAACTGCTGGAACAGATGGGGTGTCTGAAAGGTCTTCCGCAAACCAATCAATTGTCTTTGTTTTAG
- the rimP gene encoding ribosome maturation factor RimP, whose protein sequence is MAKKRIAAVVEEIARPIVEGEGLELVDVEYVKEGANWFLRVFVDRPEGGVDIDDCSRVSERLSDRLDEIDPIPGSYFLEVSSPGIERPLKNMPAFRRALGQTVVVTTYEPVQGRKSFQGLLTEVDDEGIAVADGDVVWTIPYRAVASARTVFVP, encoded by the coding sequence ATGGCGAAGAAGCGCATCGCGGCGGTCGTGGAGGAGATCGCGCGCCCCATCGTCGAGGGGGAAGGATTAGAACTGGTGGATGTGGAGTATGTGAAGGAAGGAGCGAACTGGTTTTTACGGGTGTTTGTGGATCGCCCGGAGGGAGGGGTGGATATCGACGACTGCAGCCGGGTGAGCGAGCGGCTGTCTGATCGACTGGATGAAATCGATCCCATCCCGGGGAGTTATTTTCTCGAAGTCTCTTCGCCGGGCATCGAGCGTCCCTTGAAAAATATGCCTGCTTTCCGACGGGCCCTCGGGCAGACGGTGGTGGTGACCACCTATGAACCCGTCCAAGGGCGCAAATCCTTTCAAGGGCTGCTCACCGAGGTGGACGATGAGGGGATTGCGGTCGCGGACGGGGATGTGGTTTGGACCATTCCGTATCGGGCGGTGGCATCCGCGCGAACCGTGTTTGTCCCGTAG
- the nusA gene encoding transcription termination factor NusA, which produces MNQDFIEALDQLEREKGISKDVLIEAIEAALISGYKRNFNSAANVRVDVNRETGDVRVFARKTVVEETADPRMEISLEAAEQISPHYTVGDIVEIEVTPKDFGRIAAQTAKQVVTQRIREAERGLIYHEYLDREEDIVTGLVQRQDARYTYVDLGKVEALLPFHEQIPGEKLKQGDRVKAFITKVEKTTKGPQVLLSRTHPGLLKRLFELEVPEIYEGVVEIKSVAREAGHRSKIAVFSRKPEVDPVGACVGPRGMRVQHVVAELHGEKVDIVKWSEDPEEFVKNALSPAKVVSVEIAEDERVARVIVPDYQLSLAIGKEGQNARLAAKLTGWKIDIKSESQVEANQAAASEEAREQEESEKWSSPDGDPGQGADAWAAERTE; this is translated from the coding sequence ATGAACCAGGATTTTATTGAGGCGCTGGATCAGTTGGAGCGGGAAAAGGGGATCAGCAAAGACGTTTTGATCGAAGCGATCGAAGCGGCCCTGATCTCCGGCTACAAGCGCAACTTTAATTCCGCCGCGAACGTGCGAGTGGATGTGAATCGCGAAACCGGGGATGTCAGGGTGTTCGCCCGCAAGACGGTGGTGGAGGAAACGGCCGATCCGCGTATGGAGATTTCATTGGAGGCGGCGGAGCAGATCAGTCCCCATTACACGGTGGGGGACATCGTGGAAATCGAAGTCACTCCGAAGGATTTTGGCCGCATCGCCGCCCAGACGGCCAAACAGGTGGTCACCCAGCGGATTCGCGAGGCCGAGAGGGGACTCATTTACCACGAATATCTCGATCGTGAAGAAGATATTGTCACCGGCCTCGTGCAGCGCCAGGACGCCCGGTATACCTACGTGGACCTGGGAAAAGTCGAGGCTTTGCTGCCCTTTCATGAACAGATTCCCGGGGAAAAACTCAAGCAGGGCGATCGGGTTAAAGCCTTTATCACGAAGGTGGAAAAAACCACGAAAGGCCCCCAGGTTTTGCTTTCGAGAACCCACCCGGGTTTGTTAAAACGCTTATTTGAACTGGAAGTTCCCGAAATTTACGAGGGTGTCGTGGAGATCAAATCGGTGGCCCGGGAGGCGGGTCATCGATCGAAGATTGCCGTTTTTTCGCGGAAGCCCGAGGTGGATCCCGTGGGGGCCTGTGTGGGACCCCGGGGCATGCGGGTTCAACATGTGGTGGCGGAATTGCACGGCGAAAAGGTCGACATCGTCAAGTGGAGCGAAGACCCGGAGGAATTCGTGAAGAATGCCCTGAGCCCGGCGAAGGTCGTCAGCGTGGAGATCGCCGAGGACGAACGGGTGGCCCGGGTTATCGTACCCGATTACCAACTGTCCCTGGCGATTGGTAAAGAAGGGCAGAACGCGAGACTTGCGGCGAAATTGACCGGTTGGAAAATCGACATTAAAAGTGAGTCCCAGGTGGAAGCGAATCAGGCCGCGGCTTCCGAAGAAGCGAGGGAGCAAGAAGAATCCGAGAAGTGGTCCTCGCCCGATGGCGATCCTGGCCAAGGCGCGGATGCCTGGGCGGCGGAACGGACCGAATGA
- the rnpM gene encoding RNase P modulator RnpM, producing the protein MSPKHVPLRKCIGCQTMKAKRDLIRIVATPDGAIRIDPTGKAAGRGAYLCPTVACFELALKRKALERALKRPVPAEIWDSVKRQLEGTAHG; encoded by the coding sequence GTGTCGCCCAAACATGTGCCGCTGCGTAAATGTATCGGTTGCCAAACGATGAAGGCCAAGCGCGATCTGATCCGCATCGTGGCCACTCCGGACGGCGCGATCCGGATTGATCCGACGGGAAAGGCGGCCGGGCGGGGGGCTTACTTGTGTCCCACCGTCGCATGTTTCGAACTTGCCCTAAAGCGCAAAGCGTTGGAACGGGCTTTGAAACGCCCGGTTCCCGCTGAGATCTGGGATTCGGTGAAACGGCAACTGGAGGGAACGGCCCATGGGTGA
- a CDS encoding L7Ae/L30e/S12e/Gadd45 family ribosomal protein, translated as MGDPRTLGLLGLALRAGCLALGERAVLERIRRGGAHLVLLATDAGPNTRKRTVDKCRSHGVPWAAWVDRYTLGKAVGRETVVVAAVTEQGFAENLLTQLRQHHGGDRFESETPSVRIRQTTEYVEQGNYNHLKTPRGVGQQPHERDGPGDD; from the coding sequence ATGGGTGATCCGCGAACCTTGGGTTTGCTCGGTTTGGCCCTGCGCGCCGGATGTCTGGCGCTCGGGGAACGGGCGGTGCTGGAGCGCATCCGCAGAGGCGGAGCTCATCTGGTGCTGCTGGCGACGGATGCAGGTCCTAACACAAGAAAGCGAACGGTGGATAAATGTCGCTCTCACGGCGTGCCGTGGGCGGCTTGGGTCGATCGCTACACCTTGGGTAAGGCCGTCGGACGAGAGACCGTGGTCGTGGCGGCGGTGACGGAGCAAGGATTCGCCGAAAACCTGCTGACCCAGTTGCGGCAACATCACGGAGGTGACAGATTTGAGTCAGAAACTCCGAGTGTACGAATACGCCAAACAACTGAATATGTCGAGCAAGGAAATTATAACCATCTTAAAACGCCTCGGGGTGTCGGTCAACAACCACATGAGCGTGATGGACCAGGAGATGATTAA
- the infB gene encoding translation initiation factor IF-2 codes for MSSKEIITILKRLGVSVNNHMSVMDQEMINQVEQFFADVKARASRKNEEQARRAAKGAASGPGETARTASPASGPTPSRNQRSGGRGRADQPRREHGNGPRDGNRSNHAERRTAQSGNGGNHERRPQGAQRPGDEGQRANGGQRSGGNGQKTGGQRSGNGGQRTGGSRSAVGSGRRNGSGERSRPAGKGAGPGGRRDATAAMVIDQYEDLDAPVIRGERIVRKSKPSPKGDKDNRKVAPPSRSQQRRERRAQREAADAPKQVVVEGPMSVGDFAKTIKKEPADVIKKLLFLGVMATINQEIDVDAMTLVAQEYGIELQVKEPRDEEMEELLWETDKPEDLVPRPPVVTIMGHVDHGKTTLLDAIRQTNVTAQEAGGITQHIGAYQVEVGGKRITFLDTPGHEAFTSMRARGAQVTDVCVLVVAADDGVMPQTVEAINHAKAAGVPILVAVNKMDKPDANPDRVKQELTEHGLVPEEWGGDTIFVPVSALRKQGIEDLLEMILLVAEMAELKANPSARPRGTVIEAELDKGRGPVATVLIQNGTLRVGDIVVAGTTFGRVRAMINDRGRRVKEAGPSTPVEILGLGGVPMAGDAFVVYDDERKARLLAEKRQTKQRAEELKSQTKVTLDDLYKQIQEGQVKELNVVLKADVQGSVEALVSALERIDIEGVRVRVIHHGVGAITETDILLASASNAIVIGFNVRPEPGARQMAEAEKVDIRLYRVIYNVIEEIEAALRGMLDPEYREVILGRAEVRQTFKVSKVGTIAGCYVVEGKVQRGASARVVRDGIVIHEGTIDSLKRFKDDVREVAEGYECGMTLERFNDIKEGDIIEVFTMEAVKV; via the coding sequence ATGTCGAGCAAGGAAATTATAACCATCTTAAAACGCCTCGGGGTGTCGGTCAACAACCACATGAGCGTGATGGACCAGGAGATGATTAATCAGGTGGAGCAATTTTTTGCCGACGTGAAAGCCCGGGCATCGAGGAAAAACGAAGAACAGGCCAGGAGGGCGGCTAAGGGGGCGGCATCTGGACCGGGTGAGACGGCCCGGACTGCATCCCCGGCGTCCGGCCCCACCCCGTCCCGAAACCAAAGGTCTGGGGGGCGAGGACGCGCCGATCAACCCCGGAGGGAACATGGAAATGGCCCCCGAGATGGCAACAGATCCAACCATGCTGAACGCCGGACGGCCCAGAGTGGAAACGGCGGGAATCACGAGCGGCGGCCGCAAGGCGCTCAGCGCCCCGGGGACGAAGGTCAAAGGGCTAACGGCGGTCAGCGCTCCGGAGGAAACGGCCAGAAGACCGGCGGGCAGCGGTCGGGAAACGGCGGCCAGCGAACCGGAGGATCTCGGTCGGCTGTGGGCTCCGGGCGCCGAAATGGTTCCGGCGAGCGGTCCCGGCCGGCCGGCAAGGGTGCGGGTCCGGGAGGGCGCCGGGACGCAACGGCGGCCATGGTCATCGACCAGTATGAAGACCTCGATGCCCCCGTGATCCGGGGAGAGAGAATCGTTCGCAAGTCCAAACCTTCTCCAAAGGGCGATAAAGACAATCGAAAAGTTGCGCCGCCTTCCCGGTCCCAGCAGCGACGGGAGCGGCGCGCCCAGCGGGAAGCGGCGGACGCGCCAAAACAGGTTGTCGTCGAAGGGCCGATGAGTGTCGGAGATTTTGCGAAAACGATCAAAAAAGAGCCGGCGGATGTGATTAAGAAGCTGCTGTTCCTCGGCGTCATGGCGACCATTAACCAGGAAATCGACGTGGATGCCATGACCCTGGTCGCCCAGGAATACGGCATCGAACTGCAGGTGAAAGAGCCCCGGGACGAAGAAATGGAAGAGCTTCTTTGGGAGACGGACAAACCCGAAGATCTCGTTCCCCGCCCCCCGGTGGTGACGATCATGGGTCATGTCGATCACGGAAAGACCACGTTGCTCGATGCGATCCGGCAGACAAACGTGACCGCCCAGGAAGCGGGCGGGATCACCCAACATATCGGCGCCTATCAAGTGGAAGTCGGCGGCAAGCGAATTACCTTTCTCGATACACCGGGTCACGAGGCTTTCACCAGCATGCGGGCCCGGGGAGCCCAGGTGACAGATGTGTGCGTACTGGTGGTGGCGGCGGACGATGGAGTGATGCCCCAGACCGTGGAAGCCATCAACCACGCCAAGGCGGCCGGGGTCCCCATCCTCGTGGCGGTGAACAAGATGGATAAACCGGATGCCAACCCCGATCGCGTCAAACAGGAGTTGACGGAGCACGGGCTGGTGCCGGAGGAATGGGGCGGCGACACGATCTTTGTTCCGGTGTCCGCCCTGAGGAAGCAAGGAATTGAAGACCTGCTGGAGATGATCCTGCTGGTGGCCGAGATGGCAGAACTCAAAGCGAACCCATCTGCTCGGCCCCGGGGGACCGTGATTGAGGCGGAACTCGACAAGGGGCGGGGGCCAGTCGCCACGGTGTTGATCCAAAACGGCACCCTCCGGGTGGGGGATATCGTGGTGGCGGGTACGACCTTCGGCCGGGTTCGGGCTATGATCAATGACCGGGGGCGCCGGGTCAAGGAAGCCGGTCCTTCGACCCCTGTGGAAATCCTGGGCCTCGGGGGTGTCCCGATGGCCGGGGACGCCTTTGTGGTCTACGATGACGAACGCAAGGCCCGGCTCCTGGCGGAGAAGCGGCAGACGAAACAGCGGGCCGAGGAGCTCAAATCTCAAACCAAAGTGACCCTCGATGACCTGTATAAGCAGATTCAAGAAGGACAAGTCAAAGAACTGAATGTCGTGCTAAAAGCAGATGTTCAAGGATCGGTGGAAGCCTTGGTGTCCGCCCTGGAGCGGATCGATATTGAAGGAGTCCGGGTGAGGGTCATTCACCACGGGGTGGGGGCCATTACTGAAACGGACATTCTTCTCGCCTCGGCTTCGAATGCCATCGTGATCGGGTTCAACGTCCGCCCGGAACCCGGAGCGCGCCAAATGGCCGAAGCTGAAAAAGTGGATATCCGACTGTATCGGGTGATCTACAACGTGATCGAGGAGATCGAAGCAGCGCTGAGGGGTATGCTGGATCCGGAATATCGGGAAGTGATCCTCGGGCGGGCCGAGGTTCGGCAAACCTTTAAAGTGTCCAAGGTGGGGACGATCGCCGGATGTTACGTCGTGGAGGGCAAGGTCCAGCGCGGGGCCAGCGCCCGGGTAGTCCGGGATGGCATTGTGATCCACGAAGGAACCATTGATTCCTTAAAGCGGTTCAAAGACGATGTTCGGGAAGTGGCGGAAGGATATGAATGCGGCATGACCCTGGAGCGGTTTAACGACATTAAAGAAGGCGATATCATCGAAGTGTTCACGATGGAAGCGGTGAAAGTCTGA
- the rbfA gene encoding 30S ribosome-binding factor RbfA, with product MARIRPSRVAEQIKKEITDILYHELKDPRIGFVTITGVEVSRDLQHAKVFASVLGSDEEKALSLEALQKATGFIRSEVGRRIRLHHTPEIVFKLDTSEDYSQRISHVIRQLQGERGDRP from the coding sequence GTGGCACGGATTCGCCCCAGTCGCGTAGCAGAGCAAATCAAAAAAGAGATTACCGACATTCTGTATCACGAGTTGAAAGACCCCCGCATCGGCTTTGTCACCATCACCGGTGTGGAAGTTTCTCGGGATCTTCAACACGCAAAGGTTTTTGCCAGCGTATTGGGGAGCGATGAAGAGAAAGCGCTTTCCCTGGAAGCACTGCAAAAAGCAACGGGGTTCATTCGCAGTGAAGTCGGAAGGAGGATCCGGCTGCACCACACCCCGGAAATTGTATTCAAGCTGGATACTTCCGAGGACTATAGCCAACGGATCTCCCATGTCATTCGGCAGTTGCAGGGCGAAAGGGGAGATCGGCCTTGA
- a CDS encoding DHH family phosphoesterase, whose translation MNQLEEAYRRAEEFLRSHHRFLLLTHVHPDGDALGSVLGMASVLKHLGKEVVVAHEEPMPERFSYLPGIGEVRPVDEVTDVFPAAVSVDCADLRRLGKAAEKLTAETRLLNVDHHVTNDRFGTENLVDPYASASCQIVSELAKHLGVPLAGETAICLYTGLFTDTGGFRYSNTSSAVLRLAAEMIDGGLDPYPIALQAVETVTEKQLRLLVAALDGLRTAAKGKIAYLAVTRQMMEETGTGVEDTQELVNYARNLAGVEVGVMFREEGDNEIKVSLRAKYEVNVSQIAAQFGGGGHPRAAGCTVQGPLDKAIRQVLDAVAAQVGQG comes from the coding sequence TTGAACCAGCTGGAAGAGGCCTATCGCCGGGCGGAGGAATTTCTTCGAAGCCATCACCGATTTCTGCTCCTTACTCACGTTCATCCGGACGGCGACGCGCTGGGCTCAGTTTTGGGCATGGCGTCGGTGCTGAAACACCTCGGCAAGGAGGTGGTGGTGGCTCACGAAGAACCGATGCCCGAACGATTCTCATATCTTCCGGGGATCGGAGAAGTGAGACCTGTGGATGAGGTCACTGATGTGTTCCCCGCCGCGGTATCCGTGGACTGTGCGGATCTTCGGCGACTCGGGAAGGCGGCGGAAAAGCTGACCGCGGAGACCCGGTTGCTCAATGTGGATCACCATGTGACCAACGATCGGTTTGGAACGGAAAACCTGGTCGATCCCTATGCATCCGCCAGTTGCCAGATCGTCAGTGAGTTGGCCAAACACCTGGGCGTTCCTCTTGCGGGCGAGACGGCGATTTGCTTATACACCGGCCTTTTTACCGATACGGGTGGGTTTCGGTACAGCAACACAAGCAGCGCGGTGCTGCGCTTGGCGGCTGAGATGATCGACGGCGGCCTGGACCCTTATCCCATCGCTCTTCAGGCGGTGGAAACGGTGACCGAGAAACAGCTGCGCCTCTTGGTGGCGGCTTTGGATGGGTTGCGTACTGCCGCGAAGGGGAAAATCGCTTATCTCGCGGTGACCAGGCAGATGATGGAAGAGACGGGAACCGGAGTGGAGGACACCCAGGAGCTGGTCAATTACGCCAGAAACCTCGCCGGAGTGGAGGTGGGCGTGATGTTTCGGGAGGAAGGGGATAACGAGATCAAGGTGAGCCTGCGGGCGAAATACGAAGTGAACGTTTCACAGATCGCCGCTCAGTTTGGCGGCGGCGGGCATCCCCGGGCAGCCGGCTGTACGGTGCAAGGCCCCCTGGACAAGGCGATCCGAC